The Melitaea cinxia chromosome 6, ilMelCinx1.1, whole genome shotgun sequence genome has a window encoding:
- the LOC123654682 gene encoding proton-coupled folate transporter-like, whose amino-acid sequence MNGISVAVEKGVEVNVKEPKKRVSVREKLNQIRSNITVEPIIACYIMSNVFSGLAVQNLNLEKACRVNLGYSDDVCSALNRRQTENYTMEESEVQKLTASVQAWKNIVQTAFPCILVLFVGSWSDKTGKRKACILLPIVGEVLCCTSFILNTYFFYELPLEITALSDLFPSLTGGWITVCVGVFSYIGDVTTKEMRTFRVGVANLCMSLGIPIGMSLSGILLQQIGYYGIFLISNCLYFTSLIYGYIRLKDPVIPQERHREQPVGCRGWVCSFFDARHVRETLTVAFRSGPRRRRLRVSLLIVVVCVIFGPLHGEMNVLYLFMRFRFNWDEVQFSMFCTYSIITNLVGTLFSISIFSDLMKLDDTLVGIISCTSKILASFIFAFASTTTEIYIAPLVEIFNGTSFIAMRSIASKLVTSEELGKVNSLFGLAEAMMPLVYGPLYSRVYMATLNVLPGAVFLLGAGMTVPAVAIFGWMYFEQQKDNKQGEEIDDVNKDI is encoded by the exons ATGAATGGAATCAGTGTTGCGGTGGAGAAAGGGGTAGAGGTGAACGTTAAAGAACCAAAGAAGAGAGTGAGTGTTAGAGAAAAGTTAAATCAGATCAGGTCTAACATAACAGTCGAACCGATTATCGCTTGTTATATTATGTCTAACGTGTTTTCGGGATTAGCcgttcaaaatttaaatttggaaaagGCCTGTAGAGTTAATTTAGGCTACAGTGATGATGTTTGCTCAGCGTTAAATCGACGGCAGACAGAAAATTATACAATGGAGGAATCCGAAGTGCAAAAGTTGACAGCATCAGTCCAGGCGTGGAAAAACATCGTACAGACAGCGTTCCCATGCATACTAGTTCTATTTGTCGGGTCATGGAGTGATAAGACAGGCAAACGAAAAGCATGCATACTCTTGCCCATAGTCGGAGAAGTACTGTGCTGTACAAGTTTCATACTTAACACATATTTTTTCTACGAATTGCCTTTGGAAATCACGGCCCTGTCAGATCTATTCCCATCGCTAACAGGAGGATGGATCACAGTTTGCGTTGGTGTATTTAGTTACATTGGTGACGTGACGACTAAAGAAATGAGGACATTTCGGGTGGGGGTGGCTAATTTATGCATGTCATTGGGCATTCCGATTGGGATGTCGTTAAGTGGAATATTATTGCAACAAATTGGTTATTACGGTATCTTTCTTATATCAAACTGCTTGTATTTTACCAGTCTAATTTATGGATACATTCGCCTCAAAGATCCAGTCATTCCTCAAGAGAGGCATAGA GAACAACCAGTTGGTTGTCGAGGTTGGGTTTGCTCTTTCTTCGATGCTCGACATGTGAGGGAGACCCTCACGGTTGCATTCAGAAGTGGTCCAAGACGTAGGAGGCTTCGCGTGTCATTGTTGATAGTCGTCGTCTGTGTTATATTTGGACCTTTACATG GTGAAATGAACGTGCTCTACTTGTTCATGCGCTTCAGATTTAATTGGGATGAAGTTCAGTTCAGCATGTTCTGTACATACAGCATAATTACCAATTTAGTGG GAACATTGTTCTCCATCAGTATCTTCAGCGACTTAATGAAGTTGGATGACACCTTGGTCGGCATTATCTCTTGCACCAGCAAGATTTTGGCGTCGTTCATATTCGCCTTTGCTAGCACTACTACCGAGATTTATATAG CGCCACTTGTGGAGATATTCAACGGCACATCTTTCATAGCGATGCGTTCAATAGCGTCTAAATTAGTGACAAGCGAAGAACTGg GTAAAGTAAACTCACTTTTTGGACTGGCTGAAGCCATGATGCCATTAGTCTACGGGCCACTATACTCCAGGGTGTATATGGCCACACTGAATGTTCTACCGGGAGCAGTTTTTCTATTGGGTGCGGGAATGACAGTTCCTGCCGTGGCGATATTTGG